GAGCACCATCGCCCGCCACTGGCCGACGAACGAGTCCTTGAAGGACTTCTTCTGGCGCTCGGCGGCCGGTCCGCTCTCCGCCTCCGCCATCTTCTGGAAGGCGGGCGACTCGTCGAGCTTGAGGCGCAGGTAGAGGCCGATGAGGCCGAGCGGGGCCGCCACCAGGAACGGGATGCGCCAGCCCCAGGACTGCATGGAGTCATCACTGAGGCCCATGGTCAGGGCCGTGACCAGGACCGCCGCGACGGTGTAGCCGATCAGGGTGCCGAATTCCAGGAAGGAACCCCAGAATCCGCGGCGCTTGTCGGGCGCGTACTCGGCGATGAAGGTCGCGGCGCCGCCGTACTCACCGCCCGTGGAGAAGCCCTGCACCATGCGGCAGAGGACGAGCAGGATCGGCGCCCAGACGCCGATGGTGCCGTAGCTGGGGATCAGGCCGATGGCGAGGGTCGCCGTCGACATCATGATCATGGTGAGCGCGAGGATCTTCTTGCGGCCGACGCGGTCGCCGAGCGGGCCGAAGAACATGCCGCCGATGGGGCGCACCAGGAAGGCCGCGGCGAAGGTCGCCAGGGAGGAGAGGGTCTGCGCGGTGTCGTTGCCCGAGGGGAAGAACTCCTTGCCGATGATCACGGCGAGGTAGGCGTAGACGCCGAAGTCGTACCACTCCATGGCGTTGCCCAGCGCGGTCGCCTTGACCGCCCGCTTGACCTGGGCTTCCTCGGTGACCGTGATGTCGGACTGGCGCAGGCGCGGGTTCTTGCGGCGGTGGATCGCGCGGAAGAGGGTGCGGTGTCGTGCCACGGCCTCCGGAGCTGGCGGTGCAGGTATTTCGGGGGCTTCGGGCGCGCTCACGGTGCAGTCACTCTCTCGGTCGGCAATGGCTGTCATCGACCGCCTGACCTGGGTGGTCAAAGATCGACGGACGATCGCCTGCCCAGTTGGGCGTCGATCCACACTGCCTATTTCGGAGAACGGAAGATGCCCGCCATTGGTCCTCGGGGCGGGGGCCCCAAGTCCCGACTCCTCAGGACTTGGGGCCCGAATCGCTCAGCGAGGGGCCCGCGGGCCGCTCAGCGGGCGTACAACTGCGCCGACGGCACGATCTGCTGCTCCTGTCCCGGGCTGGACCAGAGCAGTTTCATGTGGGCCTCGCCGGTCTGTTCCGCGTACTCGATCCTGATCGAGTGCCGCTTCCCCGCGGTGAGCGCGACCTGCGCCTTGTCGATCTTCGCCTCGTGCGGCGACCACGAGTCGATGACCAGCTTGCCGTCGACCCACACCCGCGCCATGTCGTCCGAGACGGTCGTCAGCGTGTACGTCTCCGAGCGGCGCGGCTCCAGGGTGCCGGTCCAGCGGACGCTGAACTTGTCGGAGGGGATGCTCGCGGCCGGTGAGCCCTCGTACTTCCAGGCGTGGTTGACGGTGGCGTCGGTGCGGGTGATCTTCGGGGTGCCGGTCAGGTCGGCGTTGTCGAAGATCTCCTGCTTCAGGCCCGTTCCCTTGCCGGGGCGGGCCGTGGGGCCCGGGTCGACCTTCAGCTCGATGACCGTGGCGGTGTCGTTGGTCGCCGCGCCGGACGGCTTCAGGTCGAAACCGTCGCCGGACTTGGTGACCGTCACCCTCTGGTCGCTGCCGAGCACCCGCGCCGACGTGACCCGGAAGTCCGTGCGCGCCTTCAGGTGCAGGGCGGCGCCGGACGCCGGCCACTGGGTGACCGCCGCGTACAGCTTGTCGCCCTTGCGGCTGACCGAACCCCAGGACGGCTCCTCGACGAGTCCGCCGAAGCGGGCGCCGAACACCGCGTTGCCCTGGCCCGACGTGCGCAGCCAGTCGCCCATCTGCTTCAGGCGGTCGACGGAGGGCTGCGGGACACGGCCGCGGGCGTCGGGGCCGACGTTCAGGAGGTAGTTGCCACTGCGGGACGTCGTGGAGAGGAGGTTCTTGACCAGGGTGGACGACGACTTCCAGTGGGTGTCGTAGCCCGCGAAGCCCCAGTGGTCGTTGAGGGTCATGCAGGATTCCCAGAGCTGACCGTCGACCGGGGCGCCGGGGATCTCCTGCTCGGGGGTGCCGTAGTCACCGTCCACGACGCGGCGCTTGCCGACGCGGTTGTTGATGATCAGGTCCGGGTCGAGGTCACGGAGGTAGGCCTCCAGTTTCTCGCCGTCCCGTGACGTCCAGGGGTTGTGGGGCTTGTCGGTGTCCCACTCGCCGTCGAACCAGAGCAGGGCCGGGTCGTAGTTGTCGACCAGCTCCTTGAGCTGGGCGCGCATCCGCTTCTCGTACTTCGGGAAGGTGGCCGGGTCGGGGAAGTCCGGGTCGTGCCAGTCCCAGATCGAGTAGTAGAAGCCGAGCTTGATGCCCGCGTCGTCGGATGCCTTCTTCAGCTCGGCGAGGATGTCGCGGTTCTTGTCGAAGGACGAGTGGTCGCGCAGGTTCCAGTCGTTGACCTTCGTGGGCCACATCGCGTAGCCCTCGTGGTGCTTCGAGGTGATGACGATGTAGCGCATTCCGGCGTCCTTGGCCGCCTTCACCACTGCCTTGGCGTCGAAGTCGGCCGGGTTGAACGTCGCGGCCCGCTTCTCGTACTCGGCCTTCGGGATGTCGCACTGGCGCTGGATCCACTCGGCGTCGCGGCAGGCCGAACCGTCGGCCTTCTTGTACTCGCCCTCCAGGTTGGAGTACGCGCCGAAGTGGATGAACATGCCGAAGCGGTCCTGCCGCCACCAGTTGGTGCGGTCGGCGGTGAAGGGGTCGTCGGTGGCGTGGTCGGTTCCCGGGCCGGTGGCCGGCGTGGCCTTCGCGGGCGTCTCTGCCGTTGCTGCCGTTCTGGCCGGGGGGTCCGTCGAGGCCGCGACCGCCGCGGGGACGGCGGTCGCGGCGAGGGCCGACGCGAGGAGCAGGGCGATCCCGGCGACTCTTCGCCGAGTGCGGCTGAGCTGTGTGCGCATGGGGGCGGCTCCCTGAGGTTGAGGGGTCGCTCGGGAACGTAGGGTCGAATACATCGGATGTCAATGCGCCCAACTGAGCCCGATGGGCCGGATGTTGGCGTGATCGCACACCATCGCTCCGATGACTGGCGATCACGCCACCGCCCGTCCACCCCCTCGCCCTCACCCTCATCCCCATAAGGATTTCAGGCGAATTCCGATCAATGCGCTAAAGGAATCTGTGACTCCGACAAACAGCCGCGCGATGTCGTCCGCACGTGTTCTAACTATTGACTATTAACCGGAAGCGGCTTTGTAAGTGTGGTGTAGCATCGGATCAGGCAGATAATTCTTCTACGATGAAAATCGGCCAACGGGGGCCAGGGGGGCCATCAGTGTCATCGATAAAGATCCTGCTTGTCGACAGCGAACAACTCGTCCTCGAAGGCTTCCGAAAGCTTCTCGACGGGTTTACGGAATTCTGCGTGGTGTCCATCGCCCATGACGCCGCCGCCGCACTCAGGGAGTTGCACAGGCGCCGCCCGCAGATCGTCGTGATGGGACTCGGCGTTCCCGGTACGGGCGGCGTGGACGCGATCCGGGCCATTCGCCGCGAGTCCGGCCACGTGCGCATCGTCATCCTCTCCTCCAACCAGCAGCCGGTCTATATGCGGGAAGCCTTCGTGGCCGGCGCCAACGCCTATCTCTCCCGCAGCATCGACGCGGACGAACTGCGCGCGACGCTCCTCGCCGTGCACCGCGACGGCGCGGCGTTCTCCGCGGCCACGGCGGGCCCGATCCTGCAGCTCATGGCGGGCCGCCACCGCGGGGAGGACGCGGCCCTGTCGACGCTGACCGAGCGCGAGCGGCAGATCCTGTCCCTGGTCGCCGAGGACCATGAGACCGCCTGCATCGCCACCGCCCTGGGCATCCGCCCGAAGACCGTGCGCAACTACCTGAGCCGTATCTACGCCAAGTTGGGCACCCCCAACCGCGTCCAGACAGTCCTGTACGCGAAACGCTCGTTGGGCCGCCAGGGAGGACTCGCGACGGACCCGTGACGCATAGGGCGTGAAACGTAGGGCGTGACGCATCGGAGGCGCATCTCCCTTACAGTGCTTCGGGATTTTCCTCAATTGCCGGAGCAATTGGCGCGTTCAATGCGGTTGCCGTACTTCACGTTCCCGTACTTCACGTTCCGGTACGTCGGCGACCGCCCTGCACCATGCCGCGCCCGCATCGGCAAGCGCGATGGGGAAGGCCATGAAGGTGAACTCGCCGCCCTGCGGGATGTCCCGCAATCGGGTCAGTCCCTCGATCTGGATGAACTCGCGTTTCCTGCCATGGATATGCGTGGGCCAGAGAGCCGCGCGATCCCCGGTTCCGTAGAAGGATTCCACCATCGCGCGTGCGGGGCCGTCGAAACTCCAGCAGTCCGTGCCGAGCACCTTCACGCCGAGATCAAGGAGATGGTCGACGGCCTCGGGGGTGATGGCGGTGGACTCCGTGTAGTACGCGGGAGTGCCCAGGCGCAGATCCAAGTCGGTGCGGAAGAGCACCACCGTCCCCGGGCCCACCCGTGAACCGGCCGCGTGCAGCGCCTCCTTGACGTCCGATGCCGTGACGCGCCCGCCGCACTCCCGTACGTCGAGGACGACACCGGGCCCGCGGAACCACTCCAGCGGCAGGTCGAGAACCTTCTTGGCGGGACTGCCCGCGCACTCGGGGCCGTAGTGGAAGGGCGCGTCCACGTGTGTGCCCTGGTGCACGGACATCCGGTAGAACTCGTTGGAGAGGAAGCAGCCGTCGGGCAGGTCACTTGCGCGCAGCCTGCGGGCTCCGGTCAGCCAGCGCCAATAGTTGCGCCGCCGGTCCTTGCGGCTGTCCCCCGGCAGCGCCCTGATCCTGCGTGACAGGTGACGGATGCCGTCCTGGTGCAGCCACTGCTCGAACTCCACGCCGGGTGCCCGGCGGCTGATGGGGATGCTCAGGTCCACGTACATCGTCCGAACGCACCTCGCTCTTTCTCTGTCGGTTGCTGTGCCGGTGACGCGGTTGCCGTGCCGGTGACGCCTCACGCGGCGTAGGTGAGCAGGCGGCGGATCGCGGCCGCCGTCGTGTGCCCGTAGGCCTCCCTGGCCCGGTTGAGGAGGCGGCGTACGTCCATCGCGTACTCCTGTGCTCCGGTCGCCTCCAGAGCGAACGAGGCGAGCACGCAGCCCAGTTGAGCGGCCCGCTCGATCGGTGCGCCCTGGGCGACCCCGGCGATGAGGCCCGCCCGGAGCGCGTCCCCCGCCCCGCTCGGCTCGGCCACGGCGACCGAGCCGATGCCGGGCACCAGGGACGGCGTGTGACCGGCGCGCTCGATCCGCACCCCGGCGGCGCCGAGCGTGGTCACCCACGCCCCGACCCGTTCGAGAATCCGCGGACCGCTCCAGCCGGTGGCTTCCCTCAACCGCGCCGCATCACCCTCGTCGGTGACGACGCAACTCGCCCCCGAGATCAGGTACTTGAGGTCCGCGCGGCCCATCCCTCCGATCTGCCACGAAGGGTGGGCCACGAACGGCAGCCCCAGCGCCCGGCACTCCTCGGTGTGCCGGAGCATCGCGGCCGGGTCGCCCGGCGCGACCACCACCAGGCCGAGACCGCCCGTGCGCCCGGCGACGGAACGCAGCGAGAGGGCGGACGACGCCCCCATGGCCCCCGGCCGGAAGGTGCTGAATCGCTCCCCCTCCGTGTCGGTCGTGCACACGTGGCGCGCGGTGTGCTCGCCCGGCACGACGAGGACGGACTCGGTGTCGACCCCGTGCTGCTTGAGCCACACCTGGTAGTCGGCGAAGTCGGAGCCGACCGCGCCGACCAGGACCGGGTCGAGGCCGAGGCGGCCGAGGCCGAAGGCGATGTTGGCGGCGGCACCGCCCCGGCGTATCCCGAGCCGCTCGGCGAGGAACGCCAGGGACGCGACGTGCGGCCGGTCCGCCGCCGGCCGCTCCGGGAAACGGCCGGGGAAGGTCATGAGGTGGTCCATCGCGATGACCCCCGAGACGGCGATGCGCTTGGCGATGCCCTTGGTGGCGGCGACGGACACGGTGACCTCAGATCCCGGACTCGATCTTCCGCTTGATGCCCGCCTGGTTCTGCCGGGTGTGCACCTGCATGCGCTCCACGACGGTCGGCAGCGGGACATCAAAGGCGTCATCGACCTCGAAGTCCTGGACCCAGGTCATCAGGGTCCCCTCGGGCACCTGCCGATAGCTCCACCTGAGGTGCATGTAGCGGAACGGAAAGAGCGGATCGCGCCGCTCGGCTACCGCCGTGAGCTCGCGGTGGTCCAGGAGCCGCCAGGAACTCCACGTCGAGCCCTCGGGGTTGGTCAGTTCGAAGTGGATCTCGGTCCAGCGGCCGTCCCGCTCCTCCGAGACCACCTTGGCGTGTCGGTACTCGTCGAAGAGGTCGGGCCAGCGGCCGATGTCGTTGGTGATCTCGAAGACGCGCGGGGCGTCGGCCTCGATGACGACGCTGTTCTCGATCCTGGGCATCGTCCTCAGCTCCCCACCGCCGCGGCGACGCCGGCCGACAGCAGGCGCTCCACGCAGTCGACGAGGTCACCGAGGGTACGGAAGCCGCCCTCGGCGTCGGCGTCGATGCTGACGCCGAAGTGCTGTTCGAGGGCGACGACGATCTCGACCAGCTCGGTCGAGTCGATGTCGAGGTCCTCGGCCAGGCGCTGGTCGTCGGTCAGCTCCTCGCTCTCGAAGCCCGCACCGCGCAGGACGGTGACCACGTTCTCTCGGATGTTCATGGAACTCCCTTGCTCTTTGAGGTGGTTCGGATGGGATGACGGGCCGGGGGTCAGTCGGCGACCGCGATCGCCACGGCCACGCCCGCCTCGTGCGAGATGCTCACGTGCAGCCCGCTGTACCCGGCGAGCCGGAAGGCCTCGCCCGCCCGGCCGGTCAGCCGGGGCACCGGTGCGCCCGACGCCTCGCGGCCGATCTCGACGTCCCGCCAG
This Streptomyces sp. NBC_01283 DNA region includes the following protein-coding sequences:
- the proP gene encoding glycine betaine/L-proline transporter ProP, which gives rise to MTAIADRESDCTVSAPEAPEIPAPPAPEAVARHRTLFRAIHRRKNPRLRQSDITVTEEAQVKRAVKATALGNAMEWYDFGVYAYLAVIIGKEFFPSGNDTAQTLSSLATFAAAFLVRPIGGMFFGPLGDRVGRKKILALTMIMMSTATLAIGLIPSYGTIGVWAPILLVLCRMVQGFSTGGEYGGAATFIAEYAPDKRRGFWGSFLEFGTLIGYTVAAVLVTALTMGLSDDSMQSWGWRIPFLVAAPLGLIGLYLRLKLDESPAFQKMAEAESGPAAERQKKSFKDSFVGQWRAMVLCIALVAAFNITDYMLLSYMPTYLTDLGFGETGGLMSIVIVMLILMALINSFGRLSDRIGRKPVLMAGSVGFFVLALPAFLLIKQGGTVAVFSGLLILGLCLVCYLGVMSSSLPALFPTDVRYGSLSIGFNISVSLFGGTTPLVVAALIGATGNDLMPAFYTMLAGLVGIIAVAAMKESARQPLEGSPPSVATDEEARELVEAQPSSQPQY
- a CDS encoding alpha-L-fucosidase, translating into MRTQLSRTRRRVAGIALLLASALAATAVPAAVAASTDPPARTAATAETPAKATPATGPGTDHATDDPFTADRTNWWRQDRFGMFIHFGAYSNLEGEYKKADGSACRDAEWIQRQCDIPKAEYEKRAATFNPADFDAKAVVKAAKDAGMRYIVITSKHHEGYAMWPTKVNDWNLRDHSSFDKNRDILAELKKASDDAGIKLGFYYSIWDWHDPDFPDPATFPKYEKRMRAQLKELVDNYDPALLWFDGEWDTDKPHNPWTSRDGEKLEAYLRDLDPDLIINNRVGKRRVVDGDYGTPEQEIPGAPVDGQLWESCMTLNDHWGFAGYDTHWKSSSTLVKNLLSTTSRSGNYLLNVGPDARGRVPQPSVDRLKQMGDWLRTSGQGNAVFGARFGGLVEEPSWGSVSRKGDKLYAAVTQWPASGAALHLKARTDFRVTSARVLGSDQRVTVTKSGDGFDLKPSGAATNDTATVIELKVDPGPTARPGKGTGLKQEIFDNADLTGTPKITRTDATVNHAWKYEGSPAASIPSDKFSVRWTGTLEPRRSETYTLTTVSDDMARVWVDGKLVIDSWSPHEAKIDKAQVALTAGKRHSIRIEYAEQTGEAHMKLLWSSPGQEQQIVPSAQLYAR
- a CDS encoding response regulator — its product is MSSIKILLVDSEQLVLEGFRKLLDGFTEFCVVSIAHDAAAALRELHRRRPQIVVMGLGVPGTGGVDAIRAIRRESGHVRIVILSSNQQPVYMREAFVAGANAYLSRSIDADELRATLLAVHRDGAAFSAATAGPILQLMAGRHRGEDAALSTLTERERQILSLVAEDHETACIATALGIRPKTVRNYLSRIYAKLGTPNRVQTVLYAKRSLGRQGGLATDP
- a CDS encoding cyclase family protein, giving the protein MYVDLSIPISRRAPGVEFEQWLHQDGIRHLSRRIRALPGDSRKDRRRNYWRWLTGARRLRASDLPDGCFLSNEFYRMSVHQGTHVDAPFHYGPECAGSPAKKVLDLPLEWFRGPGVVLDVRECGGRVTASDVKEALHAAGSRVGPGTVVLFRTDLDLRLGTPAYYTESTAITPEAVDHLLDLGVKVLGTDCWSFDGPARAMVESFYGTGDRAALWPTHIHGRKREFIQIEGLTRLRDIPQGGEFTFMAFPIALADAGAAWCRAVADVPEREVREREVRQPH
- a CDS encoding PfkB family carbohydrate kinase; the protein is MSVAATKGIAKRIAVSGVIAMDHLMTFPGRFPERPAADRPHVASLAFLAERLGIRRGGAAANIAFGLGRLGLDPVLVGAVGSDFADYQVWLKQHGVDTESVLVVPGEHTARHVCTTDTEGERFSTFRPGAMGASSALSLRSVAGRTGGLGLVVVAPGDPAAMLRHTEECRALGLPFVAHPSWQIGGMGRADLKYLISGASCVVTDEGDAARLREATGWSGPRILERVGAWVTTLGAAGVRIERAGHTPSLVPGIGSVAVAEPSGAGDALRAGLIAGVAQGAPIERAAQLGCVLASFALEATGAQEYAMDVRRLLNRAREAYGHTTAAAIRRLLTYAA
- a CDS encoding SRPBCC family protein, giving the protein MPRIENSVVIEADAPRVFEITNDIGRWPDLFDEYRHAKVVSEERDGRWTEIHFELTNPEGSTWSSWRLLDHRELTAVAERRDPLFPFRYMHLRWSYRQVPEGTLMTWVQDFEVDDAFDVPLPTVVERMQVHTRQNQAGIKRKIESGI
- a CDS encoding acyl carrier protein, which encodes MNIRENVVTVLRGAGFESEELTDDQRLAEDLDIDSTELVEIVVALEQHFGVSIDADAEGGFRTLGDLVDCVERLLSAGVAAAVGS